The following coding sequences lie in one Myxosarcina sp. GI1 genomic window:
- a CDS encoding GNAT family N-acetyltransferase yields MFIDLNNKSYLIRQATKSDLDLLDRLYTENMKGYVERVYPWNSKLFRDKFVPLEYLVLECNRQIVGFFKIVFERENIYLAEIQICSEYRNRGIGTDLLSSIIQQFGTTNRIWLKVIKGNPAINLYRRLGFKVFAESKTHLQMELLSQASN; encoded by the coding sequence ATGTTTATCGATCTTAATAACAAGTCGTACTTAATTCGACAGGCAACAAAATCAGATCTAGATCTTCTCGATCGCCTGTACACCGAAAATATGAAAGGCTATGTCGAGCGAGTCTATCCCTGGAATTCCAAACTATTTAGAGATAAATTCGTTCCTCTAGAGTACCTAGTCCTGGAATGCAATCGCCAAATTGTTGGATTTTTCAAAATAGTTTTCGAGCGAGAGAATATTTATTTAGCTGAAATCCAAATTTGCTCGGAGTATCGAAATCGTGGCATTGGTACCGATTTACTTAGCTCGATAATACAACAGTTTGGTACCACAAATAGAATTTGGCTTAAAGTTATTAAAGGCAATCCTGCAATAAATTTATATCGAAGATTGGGATTTAAAGTTTTTGCAGAATCTAAAACTCACTTGCAAATGGAATTATTATCGCAAGCTTCAAATTAA
- a CDS encoding PD-(D/E)XK nuclease family protein, with protein sequence MFSYLKPNYVTIARRRHFSFAGQIYPSVSKILTATKPERDRQALQRWRKRVGYQQAQKISTAACQRGTSLHTAIKYYLEGKPLPEDVEDNVFWHSITPVLTEVSKVHLVESAVYHQECRYAGVVDCLGEWESDLCVFDWKTASKPKKIEWITDYCLQVTAYTAAIASLYNVNVDRAIIAIALSDREAQTFHLNSEELNDYWQQFNERLRLYQSLP encoded by the coding sequence ATGTTTTCTTATCTCAAACCTAACTACGTAACGATCGCTCGTCGCCGACACTTTAGTTTTGCAGGGCAAATTTATCCTTCGGTAAGTAAAATTTTAACCGCAACCAAACCAGAACGCGATCGCCAGGCTTTGCAAAGGTGGCGGAAACGTGTGGGCTATCAACAAGCACAAAAAATTAGCACTGCTGCCTGTCAGCGCGGGACTTCATTACATACAGCAATAAAATATTACCTCGAAGGCAAACCTTTACCAGAAGATGTGGAAGATAATGTTTTTTGGCACTCTATTACACCAGTATTAACCGAAGTATCTAAAGTTCATCTAGTCGAATCTGCAGTTTACCATCAAGAGTGTCGGTATGCTGGTGTTGTTGACTGTCTGGGAGAATGGGAAAGTGATTTGTGCGTATTTGATTGGAAAACAGCTTCTAAACCCAAAAAAATTGAATGGATAACGGACTATTGTTTGCAGGTAACAGCTTACACGGCGGCTATCGCTAGCTTGTATAACGTCAACGTCGATCGCGCCATTATTGCCATTGCGTTAAGCGATCGCGAGGCACAAACTTTTCATTTAAATAGTGAAGAGCTTAATGATTATTGGCAGCAGTTTAATGAGAGATTGCGCCTTTATCAAAGTCTGCCATAA
- the nadB gene encoding L-aspartate oxidase → MNDYSQFDVVVVGSGAAGLYAALCLNSSYRVGLVTKEKLQTGASDWAQGGIAAAIAPEDSSQLHLADTLKAGAGLCDRTAVEFLVENASSSIASLVEMGVAFDRQGEQLAMTLEAAHSRPRVLHAADTTGRAIVNTLTQKVLERSNIAVLSQAFALSLWRDGATGSCRGISLLHQGEVKPIATRAVVLATGGGGQVFARTTNPEVSTGDGVAIAWRSGAVVRDLEFVQFHPTALTKPGAPRFLISEAVRGEGAYLVDKQGNRFAFDYHPNGELAPRDIVSRAIFTHLQKTGESNVYLDLRAIPEAKIRYRFPNIIRVCRHWGVDLFEQPIPVAPAAHYWMGGIAVDTMNQTSISGLYAVGETASTGVHGANRLASNSLLECVVYAAQLSKLKVEPITAIKTTSAKEINENWTAEIELVTAIRKALPDLVWQSAGICRERAVMEPAISQIAHWRSQLHSLSLSKYVFNLSSQSCFKFTSSQAESQLRLYAETSNLLDIGYLILKSAAFRTESRGGHYRTDYPHTVADWQVHTVAKGDKWDTSPLN, encoded by the coding sequence TTGAACGATTATTCTCAGTTTGATGTTGTTGTAGTTGGTTCTGGTGCGGCAGGACTGTATGCAGCTCTTTGTTTGAATAGTTCCTATCGCGTAGGCTTAGTTACCAAAGAAAAGCTGCAAACGGGTGCTAGTGATTGGGCGCAGGGCGGAATTGCTGCGGCGATCGCTCCTGAAGATTCTTCTCAGCTACATTTAGCCGATACGTTAAAAGCTGGTGCGGGTTTGTGCGATCGCACCGCTGTAGAATTTTTAGTGGAAAATGCTTCAAGTTCTATTGCTTCTCTGGTAGAAATGGGAGTCGCATTTGACCGTCAGGGCGAGCAACTAGCGATGACTTTAGAAGCGGCTCACTCTCGTCCCCGTGTATTGCACGCTGCCGACACTACAGGACGAGCGATCGTCAATACTCTAACTCAAAAAGTACTCGAACGATCTAATATTGCAGTGCTGTCTCAGGCATTTGCTCTCAGTTTATGGCGCGATGGGGCTACTGGTAGCTGTCGGGGTATTAGTCTTTTACATCAAGGAGAAGTTAAACCAATTGCCACCAGAGCAGTTGTTTTAGCTACAGGCGGTGGAGGACAGGTATTTGCTCGCACTACCAACCCCGAAGTTAGTACGGGAGATGGTGTGGCGATCGCCTGGCGCAGTGGTGCTGTAGTAAGAGATTTAGAATTCGTTCAGTTTCATCCTACGGCATTAACAAAACCAGGCGCACCTCGATTTTTAATTAGCGAAGCGGTTAGAGGAGAAGGAGCGTATTTAGTCGATAAACAGGGAAATCGTTTTGCTTTTGACTATCATCCCAATGGCGAGTTGGCACCTAGAGATATAGTCAGCAGGGCAATTTTTACTCATTTACAAAAGACAGGGGAAAGTAATGTCTATCTAGATTTGAGAGCGATCCCAGAAGCTAAAATACGCTATCGCTTTCCTAATATTATTCGCGTTTGTCGGCATTGGGGAGTAGATTTGTTCGAGCAGCCAATTCCCGTCGCCCCTGCGGCTCATTATTGGATGGGTGGCATTGCCGTCGATACGATGAATCAGACTTCGATTTCAGGTCTATATGCAGTAGGAGAAACAGCGAGTACGGGGGTTCATGGTGCTAACCGTCTGGCAAGTAACTCTTTACTTGAATGTGTAGTTTATGCCGCGCAACTAAGTAAACTAAAAGTCGAGCCAATTACTGCAATTAAAACGACTTCTGCTAAAGAAATAAATGAAAATTGGACAGCAGAAATTGAATTAGTGACTGCAATTAGAAAAGCCTTGCCAGATTTGGTTTGGCAAAGTGCGGGGATCTGTCGCGAGCGGGCAGTTATGGAACCAGCGATATCTCAAATTGCACATTGGCGCAGTCAACTACATTCTCTATCTTTAAGTAAATATGTCTTCAACTTGTCTTCTCAAAGCTGTTTTAAATTCACTTCTTCTCAGGCAGAGTCTCAATTGAGACTTTATGCTGAAACTTCAAATCTGTTAGATATAGGCTATTTAATTCTTAAAAGTGCTGCTTTCCGTACCGAAAGCCGAGGCGGACATTATCGTACAGATTATCCTCATACTGTCGCTGACTGGCAAGTGCATACAGTAGCAAAAGGGGATAAATGGGATACATCACCATTGAATTAG
- a CDS encoding ferritin-like domain-containing protein, whose protein sequence is MNFVTNILHILGSGATAYILANRLRDRATRANTLAGFQLAESGAVPFLTKLSERAATEGDTWLAEKLAIHAADEKRHGQIFAYGLKQMGKQVMDAEELKQQRESELEQKPSPFFANYYRNYTPEDLKAENIDWLAFMGSTYILELDASKDFVRMANALPEDEPQSHKLKQSILSVAQDETRHAAYLYEALHRRLTASKVEEIVEDWRKRKVDSMFAMVGDMISNGGNSRSLVKDGTPAKGKEKISELVKA, encoded by the coding sequence ATGAACTTTGTTACCAATATTTTGCACATCCTTGGTTCTGGTGCAACAGCCTACATTCTGGCAAATCGATTACGCGATCGCGCCACTCGCGCCAATACACTAGCGGGGTTTCAACTAGCCGAATCTGGAGCGGTACCTTTTTTAACCAAGCTCTCCGAACGAGCCGCCACCGAAGGAGATACATGGCTGGCAGAGAAATTAGCTATTCACGCTGCCGACGAAAAGCGTCACGGACAAATATTTGCTTATGGACTCAAGCAAATGGGCAAACAGGTAATGGATGCCGAAGAGTTAAAACAACAAAGAGAATCGGAACTAGAACAAAAACCCAGTCCTTTTTTTGCCAACTACTATCGCAATTACACTCCTGAAGATCTTAAAGCCGAAAACATTGACTGGCTAGCGTTTATGGGCAGTACCTATATTTTAGAGTTAGATGCCAGTAAAGACTTCGTGCGGATGGCAAACGCTTTACCCGAAGACGAACCCCAAAGCCACAAACTAAAACAAAGTATTCTCAGCGTTGCCCAAGACGAAACTAGACACGCAGCTTACCTTTATGAAGCTTTACACCGTCGTTTAACTGCTAGTAAAGTTGAAGAAATAGTTGAAGACTGGCGCAAGCGTAAGGTAGATTCTATGTTCGCTATGGTAGGTGACATGATTAGCAACGGTGGTAATTCTCGCTCTTTAGTTAAAGATGGCACACCTGCTAAAGGTAAGGAGAAAATATCGGAATTAGTCAAAGCCTAA
- a CDS encoding aspartate ammonia-lyase, with protein sequence MSKNNFRIEKDSMGEKQIPVDVYYGIQTVRATENFPISGIKPLPTYVDACLLIKKATAIANGELDCIPQDIGKAIVTAVDEILQGQLRDQFVVDVYQAGAGTSHHMNVNEVLANRALEILGDRKGNYKRISPNDHVNYGQSTNDVIPTAIRIGALLALEHSLYPGLTEAIATVKQKAVEFQNIVKSGRTHMQDAVPVRLGEGFRAWGQILSDHHHRIETAAKDLYALGLGGSATGTGLNTHPQYRDRVAQLLSKFTGKPLHPAPHLMAAMQSMSPFVSVSGSLRNLAQDLVKISHDLRLMDSGPQTGFKEIQLPPVQPGSSIMPGKYNPVMAEMTSMVCFQVIGYDTAIAFAAQAGQLELNVMMPLIAYDLIHSIEILGKAITSLSQRCLSGITARRDRCLQYAEGSLALVTALNPHIGYLNAADVAKQSLATGKSIREIVLERGLMDEDKLARVLDLKQMSSLPKDS encoded by the coding sequence ATGAGCAAGAATAATTTTCGGATCGAAAAAGACTCAATGGGAGAAAAGCAAATCCCTGTTGATGTCTATTACGGAATTCAAACAGTAAGGGCAACAGAAAATTTTCCAATTAGTGGAATCAAACCACTACCGACTTATGTCGATGCCTGTCTGCTAATCAAAAAAGCTACCGCGATCGCCAACGGTGAATTAGACTGTATTCCCCAAGATATCGGTAAAGCGATCGTCACCGCAGTCGATGAAATTTTACAAGGGCAGTTACGGGATCAGTTTGTCGTCGATGTCTATCAAGCAGGTGCGGGAACCTCTCACCACATGAATGTCAATGAAGTATTAGCAAACCGCGCTTTAGAAATTTTGGGCGATCGCAAGGGAAACTATAAGCGAATAAGTCCCAACGACCACGTCAATTACGGTCAGTCTACTAATGATGTCATCCCAACCGCCATTCGGATTGGGGCATTGTTGGCATTAGAACATTCTCTCTATCCTGGTTTGACTGAGGCAATCGCCACAGTTAAGCAAAAAGCAGTTGAGTTTCAAAATATTGTTAAATCTGGTCGCACTCACATGCAGGATGCCGTTCCAGTCAGATTAGGAGAAGGATTTAGAGCCTGGGGACAAATTTTAAGCGATCATCATCATCGAATCGAAACTGCCGCCAAAGACCTATATGCTTTAGGTTTGGGAGGTAGTGCTACGGGGACGGGCTTAAATACCCATCCTCAATATCGCGATCGCGTCGCTCAATTACTATCAAAATTTACTGGTAAGCCTTTACATCCTGCACCACACTTAATGGCAGCTATGCAAAGTATGAGTCCTTTTGTCAGTGTCTCTGGTTCTCTACGTAATTTGGCACAGGATTTAGTTAAAATCTCCCACGATCTGCGCCTTATGGATTCGGGACCCCAAACGGGCTTTAAGGAAATCCAGCTACCACCAGTACAGCCAGGATCTTCAATTATGCCTGGTAAATACAACCCCGTAATGGCGGAAATGACTTCGATGGTCTGTTTTCAGGTAATAGGATACGATACGGCGATCGCCTTTGCCGCTCAAGCAGGACAATTGGAGTTAAATGTAATGATGCCCTTGATTGCCTACGATTTAATTCACAGTATCGAAATACTAGGTAAGGCAATTACTAGCTTGAGCCAGCGTTGTTTATCGGGAATTACCGCTAGGCGCGATCGCTGTTTGCAATACGCTGAAGGTAGTCTGGCTTTAGTCACCGCTTTAAACCCTCATATCGGCTATCTAAATGCGGCTGATGTAGCCAAACAATCTTTAGCTACGGGCAAGTCAATTCGCGAGATCGTTTTAGAGCGAGGTTTGATGGACGAAGATAAATTAGCCCGAGTACTCGATCTCAAACAAATGAGTAGTTTACCTAAAGATTCATAG
- a CDS encoding RibD family protein, which yields MSRLHTIVILAMSADGKIADKSRSPARFGSTIDKAHLESQIALVDGVIFGAGTLRAYGTTKLISDRQLLQARKTRSQPLQPVQIVVSATGNLDRDLRFFQQPVPRWLLTTVQGAKLWRNCDRFDRLIIGNGNSFNWLDAFSQLQQLGLNKIAVLGGAELVASLLAEDLIDELWLTICPIILGGKNAPTPVAGIGFTETQAKKLQLLEVKQIETEVFLHYAVT from the coding sequence TTGTCTCGTCTTCATACTATTGTCATTCTTGCTATGAGTGCCGATGGCAAAATTGCCGACAAATCGCGCTCTCCCGCTCGTTTTGGTTCGACGATTGATAAGGCTCATTTAGAAAGCCAAATTGCTTTGGTAGATGGAGTCATTTTTGGTGCTGGTACTTTGCGCGCCTATGGTACTACTAAATTGATAAGCGATCGGCAATTGTTGCAAGCGAGAAAAACGCGATCGCAACCTCTTCAACCAGTTCAAATTGTAGTTTCTGCTACGGGAAATCTTGATCGCGATCTACGGTTTTTCCAGCAGCCAGTACCTCGATGGTTACTAACTACCGTGCAAGGAGCAAAACTTTGGCGCAACTGCGATCGATTCGATCGCCTAATAATTGGCAATGGTAATTCTTTTAACTGGCTAGATGCTTTTAGTCAATTACAGCAATTAGGCTTAAACAAAATCGCCGTTTTAGGAGGCGCAGAATTAGTAGCTTCTTTATTAGCTGAAGATTTAATCGACGAACTCTGGCTGACAATCTGCCCAATTATTCTAGGCGGCAAAAATGCTCCTACGCCCGTAGCGGGAATTGGTTTTACCGAGACTCAAGCAAAAAAATTGCAATTGCTAGAAGTAAAACAAATAGAAACAGAAGTTTTCTTACATTACGCAGTTACCTGA
- a CDS encoding HPF/RaiA family ribosome-associated protein, with protein MQIPPSITYRNLEKTPAIEALIEEKIAKLEQFCDYINSCRVVVEKAQEHPHSGSPYRVSIDITVPHNREIVVNHSPNTGKQYPPLQAVIRDAFDAANRQLKDLSNEQHGERKAHPEQEVGAIVTNLFAEQDYGFLKTIDTGREIYFHRNSVVNNDFDRITVGTGVRFRETQGEMGPQATTVHIVDKPGSIDETDETPSAAEKPLGWS; from the coding sequence ATGCAAATTCCACCATCTATTACCTATCGCAATCTAGAAAAAACTCCAGCGATCGAGGCTTTGATAGAGGAAAAAATTGCCAAACTCGAACAGTTTTGCGACTACATCAATAGCTGTCGAGTTGTGGTGGAAAAAGCTCAGGAACATCCCCACAGTGGCTCTCCCTATCGGGTCAGTATCGACATTACCGTACCTCATAACAGAGAAATAGTGGTAAACCATAGTCCTAATACGGGAAAACAGTACCCGCCACTACAAGCAGTAATTCGCGATGCTTTTGATGCTGCAAACCGTCAACTAAAAGATCTTAGTAACGAACAACACGGAGAAAGAAAAGCCCATCCCGAACAGGAAGTAGGCGCGATAGTAACCAACTTATTTGCCGAGCAAGATTATGGTTTTCTAAAAACTATCGATACGGGGCGAGAAATTTATTTTCATCGCAATAGTGTGGTTAATAATGATTTCGATCGCATAACCGTTGGTACTGGAGTAAGATTTCGCGAAACCCAAGGAGAAATGGGACCTCAAGCTACAACGGTACACATAGTCGATAAGCCAGGTTCGATAGACGAAACTGACGAAACCCCATCAGCAGCAGAAAAACCCTTGGGTTGGAGTTAG
- the sodX gene encoding nickel-type superoxide dismutase maturation protease has product MKTLPTSNFRELLLWLLRRRKRFRVTGNSMQPLLQPGEEILIDRHAYQNRVPQIGDIVVATHPFRSGLTVVKRIALVMEDGSLFLKGDNFTESTDSRTFGTVNLKYILGKVTSRFE; this is encoded by the coding sequence ATGAAAACATTACCCACAAGTAATTTTCGAGAATTATTGCTTTGGTTATTGCGTCGCCGCAAGCGGTTTCGAGTTACGGGAAATTCGATGCAGCCTCTATTGCAACCAGGAGAAGAAATTTTAATCGATCGCCATGCCTATCAAAACCGCGTTCCCCAAATTGGAGATATTGTAGTTGCGACTCATCCTTTCCGTTCGGGATTGACTGTAGTTAAGCGAATTGCCTTAGTAATGGAAGATGGTAGCCTGTTTTTAAAGGGAGATAATTTCACTGAAAGTACCGACAGTCGAACTTTTGGTACGGTAAATTTAAAATATATATTGGGTAAAGTAACCAGTCGGTTTGAGTAA
- a CDS encoding pentapeptide repeat-containing protein: MKIASKKLRRTLQRIAIAIGGTTFLIALILVVEYFFGNKPTCNTTEAWILCHIRESTLLNLVEDFSILVAVWLFFLEAPERSKQAHYEAWKTIDAANGLRTSYARFQALQDLNEDGISIKGLNAPEADLRGINLAGADLSHAYLSGADLSFANLAYANLSHANLVEAKLNNANLSHTHLTAADLSDADLIETNLQSTDCVGTDFVGANFTRANLSQAYLGDVNLSQACLHHANLKQTKFFGIEHLTVEQVNAANFWQEAIFDTKMTAKLNQK, translated from the coding sequence ATGAAGATTGCCAGCAAAAAACTACGGCGTACTTTACAGAGAATTGCAATTGCTATTGGAGGAACTACATTTTTAATTGCTTTAATTTTAGTAGTCGAATATTTCTTTGGCAACAAACCAACTTGTAACACAACAGAAGCTTGGATTCTCTGTCACATTCGAGAATCGACGCTACTGAACTTAGTAGAAGACTTTAGTATTTTGGTAGCAGTCTGGCTATTTTTTCTCGAAGCTCCAGAACGAAGCAAACAAGCACATTACGAAGCCTGGAAAACTATCGATGCGGCAAATGGATTGAGAACTAGCTATGCCAGATTTCAAGCTTTACAAGATTTAAATGAAGATGGAATCAGCATTAAAGGTTTAAACGCACCAGAAGCCGATCTAAGAGGGATTAATCTAGCTGGTGCAGACTTAAGCCATGCCTATTTATCAGGTGCCGATCTCAGCTTTGCCAATCTTGCCTACGCTAATTTGAGCCACGCTAATTTAGTCGAAGCTAAATTAAATAATGCCAATCTCAGCCATACCCATCTGACTGCGGCAGATTTGTCTGATGCAGATTTAATCGAGACAAATTTACAAAGTACAGATTGTGTTGGCACGGATTTTGTAGGAGCTAATTTTACTAGAGCCAATCTGTCTCAGGCTTATTTAGGTGACGTTAACTTGTCTCAGGCTTGTTTGCACCATGCTAATCTCAAACAAACCAAATTCTTTGGTATCGAGCATTTAACTGTAGAACAGGTAAATGCTGCTAATTTTTGGCAGGAAGCAATTTTTGACACTAAAATGACTGCCAAACTAAATCAGAAATAG